A genome region from Mycolicibacterium litorale includes the following:
- the ctaE gene encoding aa3-type cytochrome oxidase subunit III — protein sequence MTSAVGTSGTAITSRVHSLNRPNMVSVGTIVWLSSELMFFAGLFAMYFTARAQAGGEWPPPPTELNLALAVPVTLVLIASSFTCQMGVFAAERGDVFGLRRWYVLTFLMGLFFVLGQGYEYLHLVEHGTTIPGSAYGSVFYLATGFHGLHVIGGLVAFLFLLARTKMSKFTPAQATAAIVVSYYWHFVDIVWIALFAVIYFVR from the coding sequence GTGACGAGTGCTGTAGGGACCTCGGGAACCGCGATCACCTCGCGCGTGCATTCGCTGAACAGGCCGAATATGGTCAGTGTCGGCACCATCGTGTGGCTTTCCAGCGAGCTGATGTTCTTTGCTGGTCTGTTCGCGATGTACTTCACCGCACGTGCCCAGGCAGGCGGCGAGTGGCCGCCCCCGCCGACGGAACTGAACCTCGCGCTGGCGGTCCCCGTCACGCTGGTGCTGATCGCTTCGTCGTTCACCTGCCAGATGGGTGTGTTCGCCGCCGAGCGCGGTGACGTCTTCGGCCTGCGCCGCTGGTACGTCCTCACCTTCCTGATGGGCCTGTTCTTCGTGCTCGGCCAGGGCTACGAGTACCTGCACCTGGTGGAGCACGGCACCACGATCCCCGGCAGCGCCTACGGCTCGGTGTTCTACCTGGCCACCGGCTTCCACGGGCTGCACGTGATCGGCGGTCTGGTCGCCTTCCTGTTCCTGCTCGCCCGCACCAAGATGAGCAAGTTCACGCCGGCACAGGCCACCGCGGCGATCGTCGTGTCGTACTACT
- the trpD gene encoding anthranilate phosphoribosyltransferase, with protein sequence MRVTDTPTWPQILGRLTTGQNLATGQAGWAMDQIMTGVATPAQIAGFAVAMKLKRPTPAEVTELADTMLRHARRVPTDRIGTETVDIVGTGGDGCNTVNLSTMAAIVVAASGVPVVKHGNRAASSLSGGADTLEALGARIDLGPDDVVRCVAETGIGFAFAPHFHPSYRHASAVRRELGVPTVFNLLGPLTNPAGPRAGLIGCAWGELAEVMAGVFASRNSSVLVVHGDDGLDELTTTTTSTIWRVQAGTVERLTFDPAAFGFQRADLAELVGGDAEHNAAEVRAVLGGAKGAVRDAVILNAAGAMVAHAGLSSDAKWVPAWETGLARATEAIDSGAAEQLLARWVRFTQKL encoded by the coding sequence CTGCGCGTGACTGATACTCCCACGTGGCCGCAGATCTTGGGGCGGTTGACCACCGGACAGAACCTGGCGACCGGTCAGGCCGGTTGGGCGATGGACCAGATCATGACCGGCGTGGCCACTCCGGCGCAGATCGCCGGCTTCGCGGTGGCGATGAAGCTCAAGCGGCCGACGCCCGCGGAGGTCACCGAATTGGCCGACACGATGCTGCGGCACGCCCGCCGGGTGCCCACCGACCGGATCGGCACCGAGACCGTCGACATCGTCGGCACCGGCGGCGACGGCTGCAACACCGTGAACCTGTCGACGATGGCGGCGATCGTGGTGGCCGCCAGCGGTGTTCCGGTGGTGAAGCACGGCAACCGCGCCGCGTCGTCGCTGTCCGGCGGCGCCGACACACTCGAGGCGCTCGGCGCCCGCATCGACCTCGGCCCGGACGACGTCGTGCGCTGCGTGGCCGAGACCGGGATCGGCTTCGCGTTCGCACCGCACTTCCACCCGTCCTACCGGCACGCCTCGGCGGTGCGCCGCGAGCTCGGGGTGCCCACGGTGTTCAACCTGCTCGGGCCGTTGACGAACCCGGCGGGTCCGCGGGCGGGGCTGATCGGCTGCGCCTGGGGTGAGCTGGCCGAGGTGATGGCCGGTGTGTTCGCCTCCCGCAATTCGAGCGTGCTGGTGGTGCACGGCGACGACGGACTCGACGAGTTGACGACCACGACGACGAGCACGATCTGGCGGGTGCAGGCCGGCACGGTCGAGCGGTTGACGTTCGACCCGGCCGCCTTCGGCTTCCAGCGGGCCGACCTGGCCGAACTGGTCGGCGGCGACGCCGAACACAACGCGGCGGAGGTCCGCGCCGTCCTCGGCGGCGCCAAGGGCGCGGTGCGCGATGCGGTGATCCTCAACGCCGCGGGCGCCATGGTCGCCCACGCCGGGCTATCCAGCGACGCCAAATGGGTGCCCGCCTGGGAGACCGGTCTGGCCCGCGCCACCGAGGCGATCGACTCCGGCGCGGCCGAACAGCTGCTCGCGCGTTGGGTGCGGTTCACTCAGAAGCTCTGA